The nucleotide sequence TTTGGAATTGCTATTAAATCAGATCCAGTGACAGGAAAGAAGTATTATACTAATATTTTTGCAAAAATATAAATCAATAATTATTAAAAATAATAAGCTTTCAAAATTGAAAATATATTGTTTTTAGGAAATAGTTAATTTATTATATTACTAGGTAATTTTTTATTGTTTCATAATTAGGCTATTGAAATGACTTCAATAGCTTTTTTTTGCAAAATACATTTCTCAACTTGTATTTGGCTTTTTAATAACCTGATGGCTTTAATATACTTTAAAATAGCTAGTGAAGGACTTTTGATAATTACTTGTTTTTAAACTTCAGACTCTTTTTGACTTCTTGTGCATATTGTCTTAACTACCTGAATCCTTTTCTACCATTTTGTTTGACTTATGTAATAATTCTTTTTATACAGCTTAAGCCATGAATCTATATGGTTTAAATATCATTTTTTAAAATTACTACTATGAACTTTTTTAGGTACTATTTTCTCTATTAAGACTCAGTTTTTTTATAAAATAGAGTTATGAATTATGGTATGTGAATCTTATTTAATCAGATTTTTTTTTATTCTAATTATGTTTTGCATCCGTAAACATCACTTCATAGTAGGAAAAATACATAAATTTTATTTAATTTATGTATTTCATCGATTTTATTACGCTTTTAATCGATGTTTTATTTATGTTTGTTAAAGAAATTAAAACAAGGAATAAATAATCATATTAAAGAGTTTGCCCCACAATCTACTTTAAATTTAATCTACTATTATTATGAAAACAAACTTACTACGTCTTGCATTACTCACAATAGTAATCTTCACAATGAATTCTTGTTCTTCTGATAAATCTGAAGAAGCTTCAATTGAAGCTAGCAATCTTACAGCTAAAGTAGTTGACTACAATTATAATGAATTAGAATTAGCGACTATGGTATTAATTAATGAATACAGAGTTAGTCAAGGATTAAATCCATTAGAAAAAATTAATCATATGTCTTTCAAATCAGAGCAACATGATGATTATATGATTGCAAACAAAGTTGTAAATCATAATGATTTTGTTTCACGTTCAGAAAATATCATCAAGGTATTAGGAGCTAAAACTGTAGGTGAGAATGTTGCTTATAACTTCAAAACGGCAGAATCAGTAGTTGCAGCCTGGTTGAATAGTCCAGCACACAAAGAAAATATAGTTGGTAATTACACTCACTTTGGAATTGCTATAAAATCAGATCCAGTAACGGGTAAAAATTACTATACTAATATCTTTGCTAAGATTTAAATTTTATTAGTTTTTTACATATGTAAGTGTCTCATTTGAGGCACTTTTTTTATGTATACTACTTAAGTGTTTCATTATCATAACAATTATTATTTGTGAGAATTTGTAGAATGAATCTATTTATCCAAAAAAAAAACAGTATCAGAAAAATTATAGAAATCTGTTAAAATCATGTATTTCATCGATGTTTTACATTTGTTTAACTAAAACATATGTATGTTTGGTCCCATCAAATTTATAAACAAAGGTGCAGATGAATTGAAAATTACGTAATTAATTTTTACATATTTTATGAATAGAAATGTTTTTAGTGTTCTCATAATGAGTTCGCTAGCTTACGTAATAACCTCTTGTTCAACTAATGCTTTAAACGATACCGAAGTATTATTTAATGATGAAAATACTCTTCAGAGAAATATAATTTATAATTATACTCAAACGGAACTGGAAACATTAAATGTAATTAATGAATACAGGAAAAGTTTAGGATTAACTACCTTACAAAAAATAAATTATATATCGACTAAATCAGCTGAACATGATGATTATATGATTTCTATGAATGTTGTAAGTCATGATAATTTCATTGTTCGTTCTGAGGATATAAAGAATGTTCTTGGGGCTGAAACTGTGGCTGAAAATATTGCTTGGAATTTTAATTCTGCAGAATCAGTAGTAGCTGCTTGGTTAAAAAGTGAAAGTCATAAAAAGAAGATCATGGGAAATTTTACTCACTTTGGAATTGCTATTAAAGCAGATCCAACGACAGGGAAAAATTATATTACTAATATTTTTGCAAAGATTAATTAGTTTCTCATAAAATCAAAAACCTCGAAATGAAAATTTCGAGGTTTTATAATGTGTTTTCGTGTATAAACGGTATCCTTACAAATCTGTAATTATAAATTCACTACGTCTGTTTTCTTGGTGTTCTTCTTCAGAACATTTCACACCGTCAGCACAATGGTTTACGAGTTGGTATTCCCCATATCCTTTACCCGTAAGTCTATTAGAACTTACCCCATTTTTAACCAGCCATTCGATGGTTGATTTGGCTCTTCTGTCCGATAAGGCTTCGTTGTATTTGAAAGAAGCTCTACAGTCAGTATGTGAACGAATATCAAGTTTCATATTAGGATATTGTTTTAATACATCAAGGATTTTTTCGAGGTCTAGAGCCGCTTCATGTCTGATGTTTGATTTGTCAAGGTCAAAATAAATCATTTTGATACCAAAACATTTTCCTAAATCATCACCTACAGCAACTTTACAGCTAATTTTTTCTAAAGCAATATTGAGTTCGGTTTGACCATTTTCTTTACCTACCGTTATATTTGCTTCATTGGTATTGTATTCTGGTTTTTCGGCTCTTACATAGTATGTTTTTCCACATTCAACCATAAAGGAATAGTTTCCTTTGGCATCAGACATTATGGAAGATATTTCGTTGAATTTTTTATCAAAAAGACTCACCTTAGCATTAGGAAGGGCTTCTTTAGATTCTATGTCTGTAATCTGTCCAAATAATTTTTGATCACAAGTTAATTTTTTAGTTTCTAAGAATTTATAGATATCATCATATCCTTGTCCGCCATCTTTATTAGAAGTGAAAAAACCTCTTCGAGATTTACTATCGATTAGATAAGCAAAATCATCTTTGGGAGAATTGATATCGGCTCCTACGTTTTGAACCTCATTGAAAGTTCCATCTTCAAATATTTTAGAAACAAATACATCCAATCCTCCTAAGCCAGGATGTCCATCTGAAGCGAAATAGATTTCGTTATCTTCACTAATAAAAGGAAACGTTTCTCTACCCGGAGTATTGATTGAGTTTCCTAGATTTTCAGGATTTCCATAGGTTCCATCCTCATTTATTTTGACTTTAAACAAATCTGATAATCCTAAGGTACCAGGCATGTCTGAGGCAAAATACAATGTTTTTTCGTCAGGACTCAAAGCTGGGTGTGCAGTAGAGTAGTTGTCACTATTAAAAGGCATTTCAACAATTTTGGCCCATTTGTCGTTTTCTAAAGTAGCCTTGTAAATTTTAATTAACGTAATATCGTTTCCATTTTTACCTTTTTTCCCCTCGAGATAGTTGTTGCGAGTAAAGTACATGGTTTTCCCATCTTTAGTAAAAGCAGGAGTTGCTTCATGGAATTTAGAATTTATGTTTTTATCAAATTTACTAGGAGCACCCGGAGTCATTTCTTCGCCCAAATCAGCCATATACAAATTAGTGAAATACTGATTAGTCCAAGTGTGTTTGCGTTGCCCTAAACTCCCCGTATCTCTAGCAGAAGAAAAAACGATTTTATTGAGATAAACCGCAGTACCATAATCTGAATATTTGGAGTTAATACCTGCATCTTCAACTTTATATCTTCCTGAGTTTGCTTTTATTTCGGCAAGGTAGTTTCTATTTTTCTTAAAAAGCTTGGCCCGTTTATCATCACCTGATAATTGATTGAATTTTTCCATCATTGCATCAGCTTGTTTGTTATCCCCAATGGCTTTTAGCGATTGCGAATATCTATAATAGTATTCAGGTTGCAACTCAGTTTGCATAGCAAATAATTCACCATACCATTTAGCGGCATTCTCTAACTGAGCATTAAAGTAATAGGCA is from Flavobacterium sp. NG2 and encodes:
- a CDS encoding CAP domain-containing protein; this encodes MKTNLLRLALLTIVIFTMNSCSSDKSEEASIEASNLTAKVVDYNYNELELATMVLINEYRVSQGLNPLEKINHMSFKSEQHDDYMIANKVVNHNDFVSRSENIIKVLGAKTVGENVAYNFKTAESVVAAWLNSPAHKENIVGNYTHFGIAIKSDPVTGKNYYTNIFAKI
- a CDS encoding CAP domain-containing protein yields the protein MSSLAYVITSCSTNALNDTEVLFNDENTLQRNIIYNYTQTELETLNVINEYRKSLGLTTLQKINYISTKSAEHDDYMISMNVVSHDNFIVRSEDIKNVLGAETVAENIAWNFNSAESVVAAWLKSESHKKKIMGNFTHFGIAIKADPTTGKNYITNIFAKIN
- a CDS encoding OmpA family protein, with the protein product MKKNILLYITIISVFSLNIYSQKARLAAADKKYDNFAYIDAIKTYERIAEKGYKSAEMFQKLGNAYYFNAQLENAAKWYGELFAMQTELQPEYYYRYSQSLKAIGDNKQADAMMEKFNQLSGDDKRAKLFKKNRNYLAEIKANSGRYKVEDAGINSKYSDYGTAVYLNKIVFSSARDTGSLGQRKHTWTNQYFTNLYMADLGEEMTPGAPSKFDKNINSKFHEATPAFTKDGKTMYFTRNNYLEGKKGKNGNDITLIKIYKATLENDKWAKIVEMPFNSDNYSTAHPALSPDEKTLYFASDMPGTLGLSDLFKVKINEDGTYGNPENLGNSINTPGRETFPFISEDNEIYFASDGHPGLGGLDVFVSKIFEDGTFNEVQNVGADINSPKDDFAYLIDSKSRRGFFTSNKDGGQGYDDIYKFLETKKLTCDQKLFGQITDIESKEALPNAKVSLFDKKFNEISSIMSDAKGNYSFMVECGKTYYVRAEKPEYNTNEANITVGKENGQTELNIALEKISCKVAVGDDLGKCFGIKMIYFDLDKSNIRHEAALDLEKILDVLKQYPNMKLDIRSHTDCRASFKYNEALSDRRAKSTIEWLVKNGVSSNRLTGKGYGEYQLVNHCADGVKCSEEEHQENRRSEFIITDL